A single region of the Pirellulales bacterium genome encodes:
- a CDS encoding pilus assembly protein N-terminal domain-containing protein: MQTSLLKQCSVPGVLLLALASGQAKMAWGQTSPPQMVESPTQMTMVQDGTALVRLPSGAPSMQYQHINFSPITAPGATAQGVTNGNGAPAGPLGPAVQGPASADATAAQPAVQPAVGDQGKHAKSDGKSVEHAVSKMPKHLQSKRTSRDIRLANHQPAPPPGPNARDIDQMGRMAQPNEEEQEPVIRNRQTDITATPETRAKLDSLIRTIDDVEATLNIYLRRSRIIITREPISRVSIADPGIIEFVQYSPREIEVIGLETGETSLTIWFGEQQQREMVRYLVRVAPDPGEQTEREIEYGELQDRVNEFFPNSFIQLIPIADKLIVRGQARDPEEATQIMSVIRGEAVNQTGQLVGPGGYGGGINPWGGGGWGGFGGGLLNQGPAARLYPDASDTTASNIISLLEVPGEIQVMLKVRIAELKRSASRTLGTNWSLTNPNFRLSNNSGGAGANIGLTILGTTTVNLALRAIETNGYGKILAEPNLVVLNGNTASFISGGEFAVPTAVGVGGIGAVATAFRGFGTQLSFTPMVIDKDRVRMNVIPTFSTPTVANTVNGIPGLESRSVQTTVEMREGQWLAIAGLIADDQSGSITGVPILRNIPIVKLLFSDKGTSRQETELLVLVSPEWVHPLEPEEKPALIPGMDITEPDDWDFYIRGRIEGRPHCYHRSTVWYTWQHLVKDARWNRDYHTSEGHYINGTHGFSE; encoded by the coding sequence ATGCAGACCTCTCTCCTGAAGCAATGCTCCGTTCCGGGTGTCTTGCTGCTGGCGCTCGCATCCGGTCAAGCCAAGATGGCCTGGGGCCAGACGTCGCCACCGCAAATGGTCGAGTCGCCCACCCAAATGACCATGGTGCAGGACGGCACGGCTCTCGTGCGACTGCCCTCGGGTGCGCCCTCGATGCAGTACCAGCACATTAATTTCAGCCCGATTACCGCGCCTGGGGCAACAGCGCAGGGGGTGACGAATGGCAATGGGGCGCCCGCCGGTCCGCTGGGACCCGCCGTACAAGGCCCCGCGTCCGCCGATGCCACCGCGGCCCAGCCGGCCGTGCAGCCTGCTGTCGGCGACCAGGGTAAGCATGCCAAGTCCGACGGCAAGTCGGTCGAGCATGCCGTGAGCAAGATGCCCAAGCATCTGCAAAGCAAACGTACATCGCGCGATATCCGGCTGGCGAACCATCAGCCGGCGCCCCCCCCCGGTCCCAACGCTCGCGACATCGACCAGATGGGGCGCATGGCGCAACCGAACGAGGAAGAGCAGGAGCCGGTGATCCGCAATCGCCAGACCGATATCACGGCGACTCCGGAAACTCGCGCCAAGCTCGACTCGCTGATTCGCACCATCGACGACGTCGAAGCGACCTTGAACATCTACCTGCGTCGTTCGCGCATCATCATCACTCGCGAGCCGATCTCGCGCGTCTCGATCGCCGATCCAGGCATCATCGAGTTCGTGCAGTACAGCCCGCGCGAAATTGAAGTCATCGGTCTCGAGACGGGCGAAACCTCGCTCACGATCTGGTTCGGCGAGCAGCAACAGCGTGAAATGGTCCGCTACCTGGTGCGCGTCGCTCCCGATCCCGGCGAGCAGACCGAACGCGAGATCGAATACGGCGAACTGCAGGATCGTGTCAACGAGTTCTTCCCGAACAGCTTCATCCAGTTGATTCCGATCGCGGACAAACTGATCGTTCGCGGTCAGGCTCGCGATCCGGAAGAAGCCACTCAGATCATGTCCGTGATCCGCGGCGAAGCGGTCAATCAAACCGGTCAGCTCGTCGGGCCTGGTGGCTATGGTGGTGGTATCAATCCCTGGGGCGGCGGCGGCTGGGGTGGCTTCGGCGGCGGTCTGCTCAATCAGGGTCCGGCGGCTCGGCTCTATCCCGATGCCAGCGACACCACGGCGAGCAACATCATCAGCCTGCTCGAGGTGCCCGGCGAAATCCAGGTCATGCTCAAGGTGCGTATCGCGGAGCTCAAGCGGAGTGCGTCGCGAACGCTCGGCACGAACTGGAGTCTCACGAATCCGAACTTCCGGCTGAGCAACAACAGCGGAGGCGCGGGCGCCAATATCGGCTTGACCATTCTGGGCACGACGACGGTCAACCTCGCCCTGCGAGCTATCGAAACGAACGGCTACGGCAAGATTCTGGCCGAGCCGAACCTGGTGGTCTTGAACGGCAACACCGCGAGCTTCATCTCGGGTGGTGAATTCGCCGTGCCGACGGCGGTCGGCGTCGGTGGTATCGGTGCCGTGGCCACGGCGTTCCGCGGCTTCGGCACGCAGTTGAGCTTCACGCCGATGGTGATCGACAAGGACCGCGTGCGTATGAACGTCATCCCGACCTTCAGCACGCCCACGGTCGCCAACACGGTGAACGGTATTCCCGGTTTGGAAAGCCGTTCGGTACAGACGACGGTCGAAATGCGTGAAGGTCAGTGGCTGGCGATCGCCGGTTTGATCGCCGACGATCAAAGCGGCAGCATCACGGGTGTGCCGATCTTGCGAAACATCCCGATCGTGAAGCTGCTCTTCAGCGACAAGGGGACGAGCCGTCAGGAGACGGAGCTCTTGGTGCTGGTCAGCCCCGAGTGGGTCCACCCGCTCGAACCGGAAGAGAAGCCCGCCTTGATCCCCGGCATGGACATTACCGAGCCGGACGATTGGGACTTCTATATCCGAGGCCGCATCGAAGGGCGTCCACACTGCTATCACCGCAGCACGGTCTGGTACACGTGGCAACACCTGGTGAAGGATGCCCGTTGGAACCGGGATTATCACACGAGCGAAGGACACTATATCAACGGAACGCACGGATTTTCCGAATAG
- a CDS encoding DUF2007 domain-containing protein, producing the protein MQGDDLTEIYATTDPALAQIIKIALAEEGIACELEGEHQAGLTGIFDIRIFVRAADADRAREIIEQHQHHA; encoded by the coding sequence ATGCAAGGTGACGACCTGACCGAAATCTACGCGACGACCGATCCCGCTCTGGCGCAGATCATCAAGATCGCGCTGGCCGAAGAAGGGATTGCATGCGAGCTCGAGGGGGAGCACCAGGCAGGTCTGACCGGCATCTTCGACATTCGCATCTTCGTACGCGCTGCCGACGCCGATCGTGCGCGCGAAATCATCGAGCAGCACCAGCACCACGCTTGA
- a CDS encoding HIT domain-containing protein: MSFEQLWAPWRLSYIKQDRDAAAPERAPLSFLPGADPECFICRDVVDTADRENLVVHRGERCLTILNRFPYNNGHLLVAPKSHRAELGALEAADHLEIMETTARLIEILRRTMNPDGFNVGLNLGRMAGAGLPGHLHWHIVPRWNGDTNFMPVLAGVNVIPQSLDALWSLLTDALRGIAQ; the protein is encoded by the coding sequence TTGAGCTTCGAGCAACTCTGGGCCCCTTGGCGGCTGAGCTACATCAAACAGGACCGCGATGCGGCGGCGCCCGAGCGCGCGCCCCTGTCGTTTTTGCCGGGGGCCGATCCCGAATGCTTCATCTGCCGCGACGTCGTCGATACGGCCGACCGCGAAAACCTGGTGGTGCATCGCGGCGAGCGTTGCCTCACGATCCTGAACCGTTTTCCCTACAATAATGGCCACCTGCTGGTGGCCCCCAAATCGCACCGCGCCGAGCTTGGCGCGCTCGAGGCCGCCGATCACCTTGAGATCATGGAAACCACCGCCCGCCTGATCGAGATCCTGCGCCGCACGATGAACCCCGACGGGTTCAACGTCGGCTTGAATCTTGGCCGCATGGCGGGGGCGGGGTTGCCTGGCCATTTGCACTGGCACATCGTGCCCCGCTGGAATGGCGATACGAATTTCATGCCGGTACTGGCCGGAGTGAACGTGATCCCTCAATCGCTCGACGCGTTATGGTCGCTGTTGACCGATGCCCTTCGCGGCATCGCCCAGTAG
- a CDS encoding formylglycine-generating enzyme family protein has protein sequence MYALALALAVVVADPVSPAPRPALELLRQFRDELIYIRPGEGPFPARFTLGRNADEPTERPLQQAYIKHKFSISKYEVTQELWELIMGGNPSRWKGPRNSVDNVSFNDCVEFCHRLTLALREVDLISATEVVRLPSETEWEYCARAGTISLYSFGDDVEQLDDYAWYESNAAGNDPQVGEKKPNAWGLYDMHGYLWEWCADRWHDTLRDIPADGSVWNVRGDIKRRTLRGGSWKDPAKRVLSTTRRGAYTTTRDDALGLRCVVSDTLPSNQSAVAGTPGKNPLDSRHTPQDNY, from the coding sequence ATGTATGCCCTCGCGCTTGCGCTGGCCGTGGTTGTGGCCGATCCTGTCTCCCCTGCCCCACGCCCCGCTCTCGAACTCCTGCGGCAGTTTCGCGACGAATTGATCTACATCCGCCCGGGCGAAGGTCCCTTCCCGGCTCGTTTTACGCTAGGCCGAAATGCCGACGAGCCGACCGAACGCCCGCTGCAGCAGGCGTACATCAAGCACAAGTTCTCCATCTCGAAATACGAAGTCACGCAAGAGTTGTGGGAACTGATCATGGGGGGCAATCCCAGCCGCTGGAAAGGCCCTCGCAACTCGGTCGACAACGTGTCGTTCAACGACTGCGTCGAATTCTGCCACCGACTGACGCTGGCGCTGCGCGAGGTCGATCTCATCTCCGCTACCGAAGTGGTACGTCTGCCGTCCGAGACCGAATGGGAATACTGCGCCCGGGCCGGCACGATCTCGCTCTACAGCTTTGGCGACGACGTCGAGCAACTCGACGACTACGCCTGGTACGAAAGCAACGCCGCCGGAAACGATCCGCAAGTGGGCGAGAAGAAGCCCAACGCCTGGGGGCTTTACGACATGCACGGTTACCTTTGGGAATGGTGCGCCGACCGCTGGCACGATACGCTACGCGACATCCCGGCCGACGGCTCGGTCTGGAACGTGCGAGGCGACATCAAGCGACGCACGCTGCGAGGCGGAAGCTGGAAAGATCCGGCCAAGCGCGTGCTGAGCACGACGCGTCGCGGGGCCTACACGACGACCCGCGACGATGCACTCGGTCTGCGCTGCGTCGTCTCCGACACGTTGCCTTCGAATCAGAGCGCGGTGGCGGGGACGCCGGGCAAGAATCCGCTCGATTCGAGGCATACTCCCCAGGACAATTACTAA
- a CDS encoding transporter, translating into MSILRALSAVLAAVAGSATVEVLAEQGAYPTRAAILSNASASVSTSEPVTPLSALDSASSTATQGPGDVRPLGHREPCGCGKQGCEHCGGRCFDRCGGSPKSLFRWSYGGEEEGGPAPLDEPLISDRPDFTEASTTVGRGVVQLEAGYTYFFDRAGEDLTIDQSYPETLLRVGMLAEWFEFRIAYNHGSNAARDSGFFDSATGAQDLYVGAKIALTLQQGILPEMAIVPQMFLPTGADDFTADRVCPGLNWLYGWEINDFLSCGGSTQVNKSVDDADDRSYTLFAQSFTIGYRLTDRWGAYTEYFGLFPTGATSVLPENYFDGGFTFSVTNNLQLDIRAGVGLNEAAYDYFLGSGFVIRL; encoded by the coding sequence ATGTCGATCTTACGTGCGCTGAGTGCCGTTCTTGCTGCTGTCGCCGGGTCGGCCACTGTCGAGGTTCTAGCCGAGCAAGGGGCTTATCCCACACGCGCGGCGATCTTGTCGAACGCGAGCGCCAGCGTCAGCACGTCGGAGCCAGTCACGCCCCTCTCCGCGCTCGACTCGGCAAGCTCGACGGCAACTCAGGGGCCGGGGGACGTGCGTCCCCTCGGACATCGTGAGCCATGCGGCTGTGGAAAGCAGGGGTGCGAGCATTGCGGCGGCCGTTGCTTCGACCGGTGTGGTGGATCGCCCAAGAGTCTTTTTCGCTGGAGCTATGGTGGCGAAGAGGAAGGGGGGCCCGCGCCGCTGGACGAACCGCTCATCAGCGATCGACCTGACTTTACGGAAGCATCGACCACGGTCGGGCGTGGCGTCGTGCAACTCGAAGCGGGCTACACCTACTTCTTTGATCGCGCGGGAGAGGATCTCACCATCGATCAATCGTATCCAGAAACGCTGCTCCGTGTCGGGATGCTGGCCGAGTGGTTCGAGTTCCGCATCGCCTACAATCACGGTTCCAATGCCGCGCGAGATTCGGGCTTCTTCGACTCGGCAACCGGCGCGCAAGACCTCTACGTCGGCGCCAAAATCGCCCTGACGTTGCAACAGGGAATCTTGCCCGAAATGGCGATTGTGCCCCAGATGTTTCTGCCGACCGGCGCGGACGATTTCACCGCCGATCGCGTTTGTCCGGGATTGAACTGGCTTTACGGGTGGGAGATCAACGACTTCTTATCATGCGGGGGCAGCACGCAGGTGAACAAGTCGGTCGACGACGCAGACGACCGCTCGTACACGCTCTTCGCGCAGTCCTTCACGATAGGCTACCGCCTCACCGATCGTTGGGGAGCCTATACCGAGTACTTCGGGCTCTTTCCGACCGGCGCCACGAGTGTCTTGCCAGAGAACTACTTCGACGGTGGCTTCACCTTTTCGGTCACCAATAATCTGCAGCTCGATATCCGGGCCGGTGTTGGCTTGAACGAAGCGGCCTACGATTACTTCCTCGGTTCTGGGTTCGTTATTCGCTTGTAA
- the dgt gene encoding dNTP triphosphohydrolase, with protein MSHEHRSPAVPQSIAQRESALLAPYATPSISTAGRRHAEDPPHRRGPYEIDRDRIIHSAAFRRLSAKTQVFTGEMGDYHRTRLTHTLEVVAVARRLGRALRLNEDLIEALALAHDLGHPPFGHAGEDALDECLHGAGGFCHNRHALRILEVLEACNPKFEGLNLSREVLDGQHTRIDHDCAAQGISLEAQVVEAADSVAYDTHDADDAMKLGFVTLEEMLEVPLWRTAARHVRTRYANLSEIELKRAVLVELVDWQLDDLIARTEERLAEGERTRDWVLRQREPLIAASPKIAAEKAAVERFLHERVYRHPQVLVMRGRAQSSLREMFAVLRGAPEQMPESFRARIATDGLDRAVGDYLAGMTDRFTQQQYARLCGTAAGGGSRSTTSKGELRVVSPRTRAG; from the coding sequence ATGAGCCACGAACACCGATCACCCGCCGTCCCCCAGTCGATCGCCCAGCGCGAGTCCGCGCTGTTGGCCCCCTACGCGACGCCGAGCATCTCCACGGCAGGTCGCCGGCATGCCGAAGATCCACCGCATCGCCGCGGACCGTACGAGATCGATCGCGATCGCATCATTCACTCGGCGGCGTTTCGGCGTTTGAGCGCGAAGACGCAGGTCTTCACGGGCGAGATGGGAGACTACCACCGTACCCGGCTGACTCACACGCTGGAGGTGGTGGCGGTCGCCCGGCGACTGGGGCGCGCCTTGCGTCTGAACGAAGATCTGATCGAAGCGCTCGCGCTGGCCCACGATCTGGGACACCCACCCTTCGGGCATGCCGGCGAAGACGCCCTCGACGAATGTCTGCACGGGGCGGGGGGCTTCTGCCACAACCGCCACGCGCTGCGGATTCTCGAAGTGCTCGAAGCGTGCAATCCGAAGTTTGAAGGACTCAACCTTTCGCGCGAGGTACTCGACGGGCAGCATACGCGGATCGATCACGACTGCGCGGCACAGGGCATCTCGCTCGAAGCCCAGGTGGTCGAGGCGGCCGATAGCGTGGCCTACGACACGCACGACGCCGACGATGCCATGAAGCTCGGCTTCGTCACGCTCGAAGAGATGCTCGAAGTACCGCTGTGGCGCACCGCGGCGAGACACGTGCGAACACGCTATGCCAATCTGTCCGAGATCGAATTGAAGCGGGCGGTACTGGTCGAGCTGGTCGATTGGCAACTCGATGACCTGATCGCCCGGACCGAAGAACGCCTGGCCGAGGGGGAACGCACGCGGGACTGGGTGCTGCGGCAACGCGAGCCCCTGATCGCCGCCAGCCCCAAGATTGCCGCCGAGAAAGCCGCCGTCGAGCGATTTCTGCACGAGCGTGTCTACCGCCATCCGCAGGTGCTGGTGATGCGCGGCCGGGCGCAATCCTCGCTCCGCGAGATGTTCGCCGTGCTGCGGGGCGCGCCCGAACAGATGCCCGAGAGCTTCCGCGCTCGCATCGCGACCGATGGTCTGGATCGGGCCGTGGGAGACTATCTAGCAGGCATGACCGACCGTTTTACGCAGCAGCAATATGCCCGCCTGTGTGGCACGGCCGCCGGCGGCGGCTCTCGCTCGACCACCTCGAAGGGCGAATTGCGCGTCGTTTCGCCGCGAACGAGGGCCGGTTGA
- a CDS encoding tetratricopeptide repeat protein: MLRHTARLSAFALLLSSLGALTGCSSLKPAKIPFITTNGEIDAQIAMARMAEQGNDNERARQIYDQVLKKRPKNAMAYHRLAVMSAREERPEKADEYFAKARELAPQDPELLADIGYQHFLQRRLPEAEEALRAAIEVDPKHQRSLNNLGLVMGHQARFDEALTYFRRGGTDAESHANLAFVLAFHGRFEEAKRNYSLALSKNPGLKVAAEALVELNKVVPDYRPPMQPGMIAGAPGAPMQPGAAMMPGAAMMPGAAMPGAPGMPAMAAMPPAGIAPAGAMQPYGPGMPNGAMPTQPVPFHQPMGTPGAPAGGYPATPIPTTNVGPSASPAAALMPAGPPAELSPYPTTSTAPEMLPLSTPAGSNVPANMTALPPVGAG, from the coding sequence ATGCTACGTCATACAGCGCGGCTCTCGGCCTTCGCACTTCTGCTCTCCTCGCTGGGAGCGCTCACGGGCTGTTCGAGTCTTAAGCCCGCGAAGATTCCCTTCATCACCACCAACGGCGAGATCGATGCCCAGATCGCCATGGCGCGCATGGCCGAGCAAGGCAACGACAACGAGCGGGCCAGGCAGATCTACGACCAGGTGCTGAAAAAGCGTCCCAAGAACGCCATGGCCTACCATCGCTTGGCGGTCATGTCGGCCCGCGAAGAGCGACCGGAGAAGGCGGACGAATACTTTGCCAAAGCCCGCGAGTTGGCCCCGCAGGATCCTGAACTGCTTGCCGACATCGGCTATCAGCACTTCTTGCAGCGACGTCTGCCCGAGGCGGAAGAGGCGCTGCGTGCCGCGATCGAAGTCGATCCGAAGCATCAACGCTCGCTGAATAACCTGGGGCTGGTCATGGGACATCAGGCCCGCTTCGATGAAGCACTCACCTATTTCCGCCGCGGCGGCACGGATGCCGAATCGCACGCGAATCTGGCCTTCGTGCTCGCCTTCCATGGCCGGTTCGAAGAAGCGAAACGCAATTATTCACTCGCGCTATCGAAGAATCCGGGGCTGAAGGTTGCGGCCGAAGCCCTGGTCGAGCTGAACAAGGTGGTGCCCGACTATCGTCCCCCGATGCAGCCCGGCATGATCGCGGGTGCTCCGGGTGCGCCCATGCAGCCTGGTGCTGCGATGATGCCCGGTGCTGCGATGATGCCTGGCGCTGCGATGCCAGGCGCGCCTGGTATGCCGGCGATGGCCGCGATGCCCCCGGCGGGTATCGCCCCGGCCGGTGCGATGCAACCCTACGGGCCTGGTATGCCGAACGGAGCCATGCCGACGCAGCCGGTTCCATTCCATCAGCCGATGGGAACGCCCGGTGCGCCTGCCGGCGGATATCCGGCGACCCCGATTCCGACCACGAACGTGGGCCCTAGTGCATCCCCCGCGGCGGCCTTGATGCCCGCGGGACCGCCCGCCGAGTTGAGCCCCTATCCGACGACTTCCACGGCGCCGGAAATGCTTCCGCTCTCGACACCGGCCGGTTCGAACGTTCCGGCCAACATGACGGCTCTGCCGCCAGTCGGCGCTGGCTAA
- the argS gene encoding arginine--tRNA ligase yields the protein MNVLDELRSRFAVALRDYAPEPAELLDMIRPAQDARFGDYQANFAMPLGKRLSRPPRDVAAEIVARVALDDLCETPEIAGPGFINLRLREAWLSRTLSEALADHRLGVPEASPRRTYIVDFSAPNVAKPMHVGHIRSTVIGDSLCRLLAFLGHHTVGDNHIGDWGTQFGMILYGYRHFCDEQAYRQSPVAELARLYRLVSQLVDYWELKKSLPDKQSQFAALEREVAAAKTKGVPEDKKVAKEQASELRRVEARLSERRGELAEQGAKIAAVENDPPRAELAVAHPEIGAAVLAETAKLHAGDAENRRLWREFLPACLEDIDVIYRRLGVRFDETLGESFYHDRLAQVAEDLEKRGLARESDGALCVFLAGHATPFIVRKQDGAFLYATTDLATIQYRMERWSPDAILYVVDHRQGLHFEQLFATARQWGYEQVELQHISFGTVLGEDGRPFKTRAGDTVGLSGLLDEAVSRALRIVSENDDAKPGGGELSDEERQHVADIVGIGALKYADLSQNRTSDYVFSYDKMLAMNGNTATYLQYAYARVRSIFAKGEIEEAALLASGTPVALAHPAERALAIELLRFPEALAQAAADLRPNQITSYLFELANRYSSFFDQCPVLKAETEALRQSRLKLCALTARTLKQGLHLLGIGTVEKM from the coding sequence ATGAACGTCTTGGACGAACTCCGCTCGCGCTTTGCGGTCGCGTTGCGCGACTATGCACCCGAGCCTGCCGAACTGTTGGACATGATTCGCCCGGCGCAGGACGCCAGGTTCGGCGACTACCAGGCGAATTTCGCCATGCCGCTGGGCAAACGTCTCTCGCGCCCTCCGCGCGATGTCGCCGCCGAGATCGTGGCTCGCGTGGCGCTCGACGATCTGTGCGAAACGCCGGAGATCGCCGGGCCGGGGTTCATCAACCTGCGTCTGCGCGAGGCCTGGCTCAGTCGGACCCTGTCCGAGGCGTTGGCCGATCATCGCCTGGGGGTGCCCGAGGCATCCCCCCGTCGCACGTACATCGTCGACTTCTCGGCGCCGAACGTCGCCAAGCCAATGCATGTGGGGCACATCCGCTCGACGGTGATCGGCGACTCGCTCTGCCGGCTGCTGGCCTTCCTGGGCCACCATACGGTCGGCGATAACCATATCGGCGATTGGGGCACACAGTTCGGCATGATCCTGTATGGCTATCGCCATTTTTGCGATGAGCAGGCCTACCGGCAGAGCCCCGTCGCCGAGCTCGCGCGACTCTATCGCCTGGTGAGCCAGTTGGTCGACTACTGGGAGTTGAAGAAGTCGCTGCCAGACAAGCAAAGTCAGTTCGCGGCGCTCGAGCGTGAAGTCGCCGCGGCCAAGACGAAGGGGGTGCCCGAGGATAAGAAGGTGGCCAAGGAGCAGGCCTCGGAGTTGCGTCGTGTCGAGGCTCGGCTCTCCGAACGGCGCGGCGAGCTCGCCGAGCAGGGGGCCAAGATCGCGGCCGTCGAGAACGATCCCCCGCGCGCGGAGCTGGCAGTGGCCCATCCCGAGATCGGCGCCGCCGTACTGGCCGAAACGGCGAAGCTGCACGCCGGCGATGCCGAGAATCGGCGTCTGTGGCGCGAGTTCCTGCCCGCCTGCCTCGAAGACATCGACGTCATCTATCGGCGTCTGGGGGTCCGCTTCGACGAGACGTTGGGCGAAAGCTTCTACCACGATCGACTCGCGCAGGTGGCCGAGGATCTGGAAAAGCGCGGTCTGGCCCGTGAAAGCGACGGCGCGCTGTGCGTCTTTCTCGCAGGGCACGCCACCCCCTTTATCGTGCGCAAGCAGGATGGCGCCTTCCTCTATGCCACGACCGATCTGGCGACGATCCAGTACCGGATGGAACGCTGGTCTCCCGACGCCATTTTGTACGTTGTCGATCATCGCCAGGGATTGCACTTCGAGCAGCTCTTTGCCACGGCACGCCAGTGGGGCTACGAGCAGGTCGAGTTGCAGCACATCAGCTTCGGCACGGTGCTGGGCGAAGATGGCCGGCCTTTCAAGACGCGTGCCGGCGATACGGTCGGTCTGTCGGGGTTGCTCGATGAGGCGGTATCGCGAGCCCTGCGCATTGTCTCGGAGAACGACGACGCGAAGCCGGGGGGGGGCGAGCTCTCCGACGAGGAGCGGCAGCACGTCGCGGACATCGTCGGCATCGGCGCCCTCAAGTATGCCGATCTTTCGCAAAACCGCACGAGCGACTACGTCTTCAGTTACGACAAAATGCTAGCCATGAACGGCAATACGGCCACCTATCTGCAGTACGCTTACGCGCGCGTACGGAGCATCTTCGCCAAAGGAGAGATCGAAGAGGCGGCCCTCCTGGCCAGCGGCACGCCGGTAGCGCTCGCGCATCCGGCCGAGCGGGCCTTGGCGATCGAGCTGTTACGCTTTCCCGAGGCACTCGCCCAGGCGGCCGCCGACCTGCGTCCCAACCAGATCACCTCCTACCTGTTCGAGCTGGCGAACCGTTACTCGTCGTTTTTCGACCAGTGCCCGGTGCTCAAGGCCGAGACCGAGGCCCTGCGTCAAAGCCGCTTGAAGCTGTGTGCCCTGACGGCGCGCACCCTCAAGCAGGGACTGCACCTGCTGGGGATCGGCACGGTCGAGAAGATGTAG
- a CDS encoding helix-turn-helix domain-containing protein: MSSTELVAPASPSGPLLLTAEEFAEMMQISTRTLWRLRSAGLVPAPVRIGGTVRWNRETVIDWIAAGCPSSIAVNNDRRRR, encoded by the coding sequence ATGTCATCGACTGAACTGGTAGCTCCGGCGAGCCCATCGGGGCCTTTGCTGCTCACGGCGGAAGAGTTCGCCGAGATGATGCAGATATCGACTCGAACGCTCTGGCGGTTGCGTTCGGCGGGGCTGGTCCCCGCGCCGGTCCGCATCGGTGGGACCGTGCGATGGAACCGCGAGACAGTCATTGATTGGATCGCGGCCGGTTGCCCATCGTCAATTGCGGTTAACAATGATCGGCGGAGGAGATAA
- a CDS encoding PIN domain-containing protein, translating into MALVILRLVFVGVAIGMAVYLVQARQVAEDQPWMLFCGVIGAALSVIALDIAVRRKQLETVSAVYFGLIVGLAMTYGASWALTPIPLKGPARDAVLWVTGLVLCYICISMLLQTKNDFRFIIPYVEFSKEVKGLKPLILDTSVIIDGRIADVVETHIFDTQLIMPRFVLAELQGIADSSDRLRRSRGRRGLDILNRLRANEAVDLQIHERELPEFAGQPVDLKLVTLAKHLDGKLVTNDYNLNKVARLHGVSVVNLNDLANALKPVFLPGEHLDVRIVKPGEEAGQGVGYLDDGTMVVVEGGREHLNKQTRITVTSVLQTSAGRMIFGRFEELARVS; encoded by the coding sequence ATGGCACTTGTCATTCTGCGTCTGGTCTTCGTGGGCGTGGCCATTGGCATGGCCGTGTATCTCGTGCAAGCGCGTCAAGTGGCGGAAGATCAGCCTTGGATGCTGTTCTGCGGCGTGATCGGGGCGGCGTTGTCGGTCATCGCGCTGGATATCGCGGTGCGCCGCAAGCAGCTCGAAACGGTGTCGGCCGTCTATTTCGGGCTGATCGTCGGGCTGGCGATGACCTATGGCGCCAGTTGGGCGTTGACACCGATTCCACTCAAGGGACCGGCGCGCGATGCCGTGCTGTGGGTAACAGGCCTCGTCCTGTGTTACATCTGCATCAGCATGCTGCTACAGACCAAGAATGATTTCCGCTTCATCATTCCCTACGTCGAGTTCTCGAAGGAGGTCAAAGGGCTCAAACCTTTGATCCTCGACACGAGCGTCATCATCGATGGCCGCATCGCCGACGTGGTAGAGACGCACATTTTCGACACGCAACTCATCATGCCACGCTTCGTGCTGGCCGAGTTGCAGGGTATCGCCGATAGTTCCGATCGCTTGCGACGCAGCCGCGGCCGGCGCGGTCTCGATATCCTGAACCGCTTGCGCGCCAATGAGGCGGTCGATCTGCAGATTCACGAGCGCGAGTTGCCCGAGTTCGCCGGGCAGCCGGTCGATCTCAAGCTGGTCACGCTGGCTAAGCACCTCGACGGCAAGCTGGTGACCAACGATTACAACCTGAATAAGGTCGCCCGGCTACACGGTGTCAGCGTCGTCAACTTGAACGATCTGGCCAACGCCTTGAAGCCGGTCTTTCTGCCGGGCGAGCATCTCGACGTCCGTATCGTCAAGCCGGGCGAAGAAGCGGGCCAGGGCGTGGGCTATCTCGACGACGGCACCATGGTCGTGGTCGAAGGGGGACGCGAGCACTTGAACAAGCAGACCCGCATCACCGTCACCAGCGTGCTGCAAACGAGCGCCGGCCGAATGATCTTCGGCCGCTTCGAAGAGCTGGCCCGCGTCTCGTAG